TTGCTTTTTCTCCTTTAACGGCATTTGGGAATCGATCCGGTTGTTCGCATCTTCTTCTCCCTCTTGATCTCTTTCCATTAATCTTTTCTTTTGAGTCGTGTCATCTACATATACAAGCAGTACTTTATCGACCATGAATTGAAGATTATTTTCAATCAACAAAGGTAGATCAAACACAATGTTTTTACAGCCTTCTTCTTGAAATCTTTTTTTCTTTTCAATCATACGCTGCCTAATCGCTGGATGCATAATCTGGTTTAATATCTGGCGCTTGGAGTCATCACCAAAAATGGCTTGCCCTAATTTTTTTCTAGCAATCGTTCCATCATGCTCAAGGATTTTTGTTCCAAACTGTTCTAGCACCTTTTCATAGGCAGCTTCACCCGGTTCTACTACCTCTCTAGCAATTTCATCTGCATCTATGACAGGAATGCTGTGTTTTCGAAATTGATCGGCTATTAAACTTTTGCCACTGGCAATACCACCTGTTAAACCAATAATCATTGCCATCTCTCCTCTTTGCAGGGCTAATGAAGAAAGAAGAGCCTGGATCACAAGCTCTCTTCTATTCTCTCTAATGCAAGTTCCATAATCCGAGGCAAATAAGAAGCACGCCTGGTACAAACGATAATTTTTGTACTATTTCAAAGGCTGCTAGCTTCTTACCGCCTTTCATTCCGCCTGCTAAAAACAATGAACACATGAAAGCGACAGCTCCAGCCAATAAAAAAGGGGACAAACCAAGCAGTGATGCTCCGATTCCAGCGCCAAAGGCATCTAATGACAGCGCTGTCCCGAGAAACAGAGCTTCTCTTGGACTGATGCTTCCTGAATGGTCCATATCTGCTTGATCCGGCTGTTTTATAATACTCACTAATTGAGACAACATTCCCCTTTTTTTCCCCGCTTCATCAGATGGTTTTTCTTTCTCTAACGGAGAAGCTTTGTTATCCTTTATAACCTGAATCAGTGCCCAAACACCGATAAGAATTAAAATGCCGCCTCCAATCGTTTCTGTTACAGCCGGGGGCACATACGCTGAAAGCACTGATGCTGCTGTTCCTCCTATTAGTACGGACAGCCCCGAGCATAAACCAATAAATAAAAGAGATTTTACTGGCAGCTCTAAGCCGCGTAATCCATAAGCCAAGCCTGCTCCAAAACTATCTACACTAACTGCAAATGCCAACAAACTTAAAGAAATGAATTCTGTCATAGGAGATGGGCTCCTCCCTGTCTGCGTCTACGACAGTATATGGAAAGGGCCCATTCAGTGTTACTTTCCTTTTAGAGCAACAATTGCCGGCTGACAAGAAGAGCAATAATGCGTCCCCCTGCCGGCCACGACTGTTTTTATAATTTCACTTCCGCAAACCCTACACCCTTCTCCTTGACGGCCATATACATGTAACTCCAATTGAAACAATCCCATTTCTCCATTCCCGTTTACATAAGAACGAACAGAACTTCCACCTTTAAGAACAGCATTACTAATTGTTTCTTCTACTTTTTCGTGTAATGCTGCAATTTTGCTGTTAGATAAAAGAGCTGCTTTTGTATCAGGACGTATACCTGCTTTAAACAAAGCTTCATCCACATAAATATTCCCAAGCCCAGCAACCGCCCGCTGATCTAATAGGACCGTTTTCACATCCCGGCTCGTAGCTTGAAATGTTTCTTTTAAATAATCAGGCGTGAACGTTGGATCCTCAAAAGGCTCAGGACCTAATTGGCTTAATGGCTGAGTACTCATCTCTTCTCCTTTTGGAAATAAATGCATGGTGCCAAATTTCCTTACATCTTTATATCGTAATTCTGTTCCGTCTGAAAAGAAAAAACGGACATGGGTATGTTTATCAGGGGCACTTCCATCTCCCATCTCATACTTTCCTTCCATTCTCAAATGGGAAACTAACACATAATCATTAAGCTGAAATGTCAAAAATTTTCCTCGGCGCCCAATATGCTGAATTTCCTGTCCATGCAGCAGCATATCAAACGCTTCTATGTCATCAGGCTTTTTTATGATTTTAGGCCATGTTACATCTACTTGTTCTACTTTTTTCCCTTTAACTAGTTTTGTTAATGTTCGTCTGACAGTCTCCACTTCCGGAAGTTCCGGCATCGTCACTTTCTCTCCTTACTTTGCATCATACCAAGTTGGCCCGTAAGAAACCTCAGCTTTTAGAGGAACATCAAGCTGCATGGTTTGTTCCATCACTTTCGGTACGAGCTCTTTCATTTTATTTACTTCTTCTTCAGGCACTTCAAAAATTAATTCGTCATGAACTTGAAGCAGTAAACGACTGTGTAAGTTTTCCTTTTCTAATGTGCCGCTGACATCTACCATCGCCTGCTTAATAATATCAGCCGCTGTTCCCTGAATCGGAGTGTTCATTGCCGTACGTTCTGCAAATGAGCGGCGGTTAAAGTTTCTGCTTGTAATTTCCGGCAGATAGCGGCGGCGGTTTAACAAAGTCGTCACATAGCCTTTTTCCCGAGCTTCTTCTTTTATATCTTCCATATATTCTTTGACATTAGGATAACTAGAAAGATACCGGTCAATGAATTCTTGTGCTTCTTTTCTTGTTATACCAAGACTTTGCGATAACCCATAATCCGATATACCGTAAACGATTCCAAAATTTACCGCTTTGGCCGTTCGTCTCATATTGGCTGTAACGTCTTCTTGCTTCACATGAAAAACGTCCATTGCCGTTTTTGTGTGAACGTCCATGTTTTTCTGAAAGGCTTCTAGCAGCCCTTTGTCTCCAGCAATATGAGCTAAAACGCGAAGTTCAATTTGAGAATAATCGGCCGCTAAAATAGACCACCCTTTTTTCGACGGGACAAATGCTTTGCGAATGCGGCGTCCTTCTTCAAGCCGAATGGGGATATTCTGCAGATTCGGCTCGGTAGAACTGAGCCGGCCTGTTTGTGTTATCGCTTGATTAAATATTGTATGAATCTTGCTTGTATCAGGATGAATTACTTTCAAAAGTCCTTCAATGTAAGTGGATTTTAACTTTGCAACTTGCCGGTACAACAAGAGCTTTGGAATAATTTCATGCTGGTCTTCAAGTTTTTCGAGCACATCGGCTGAAGTAGAATAGCCTGTTTTTGTTTTTTTGATAACAGGCAGATTCAGCTTTTCAAACAGTATAGGACCAAGCTGTTTTGGAGAATTAATATTAAATTCCGTTCCTGCCAGCTCATGAATTTCTTTTTGTAATTCATCAAGCTTTGCATCCAATTCTTCTCCCATTTTCTGCAGTTGCTCTTTATCTACTAGTACACCAGACGTTTCCATTTTGCCAAGAATAAGTGAAAGCGGCATTTCTAATTTTGTAAAAAGGTCATATTGTTCATTTTTCTTCAACTCTTCTTCTAATGTGCTTTTTAAAGAAAAAATAGCCTCACCTTTTCGAACCAAGTGATCGGCAAGTGTAATTTCTTCTGGAATCGCTCGTTTTGCTCCTTTTCCATATACAGCATCATCCGAGTGAACGATATGTTTGTTTTTTCTGGCGGCAATATCTGCAACATTGTGAGAAGAGACAGAAGGATCAATTAAGTAAGAAGCAATCAGCATATCATGTGTCACACCAGCAAGTGTAATACCCTTCCAGCCTAAAGCTACAACGCCGCGTTTTGTATCAAACATGTATTTTTCTTTTGAGTCATCTGCTGCCCACTTATGAAAGCTTTCTGATGATAATGCCGTGTCAAGTGGAATATAATATCTGCCTGTTTTATTAACAACTGCAATTCCCCAAATATCGGCATGGTGGTAATTTTCACTTGGAACTTCCACTACTAAAGCAGAAGGACTAGCGAGTATTTCTTCGGTGACATTTTCAACCTTCTCGAAAGGCACATCTTCTAGCTCCTGCTTTTCTTCTTCTGCATCATCAAATTTGCTAAGAAGAGATTGAAACTCCAATTCTTTAAACAGATCTATTACTTTCTTTGTGTCTAAGTCTTGGCACTTTAACGTATCAATCTGCACATGTATAGGTGCGTTTCTAAAAATGACGGCTAATTCCTTACTCATTAAAGCTTGCTCTTTATTTTCTTCAAGCCGTTCTTTCATCTTTTTCCCTGAAATCTGGTCAATCGATTCTAATACGGCTTCTACCGATCCGTGTTCTTTTAATAATTTTAAAGCAGTCTTTTCTCCAATCCCAGGTACTCCAGGAATATTATCAGAGCTGTCACCCATTAGCCCTTTCATGTCCACTATTTGTTTAGGGTTTATTCCATATCTTTCATCTATAGCTTGAATATCATATGTTTCTACATTTGTTATCCCTTTTTTTGTAAGACTTACCTTGGTTTTATCTGAGACCAGCTGCAGTAAATCTTTATCACCTGAATATACTTTTACATCCCAAGCTTTTTCTTCTGCTTGTTTTGACAATGTTCCTATAATATCATCTGCTTCATAATTGGCTAATTCTGTATGGGAAATATTAAAAGCATCAAGCATTTCACGAATCAATGGAAGCTGTTCGGATAACTCAGAAGGGGTCTTCTGTCGTCCAGATTTATATTCATCATATGTTTCATGACGAAAAGTCGTTTTACCTGCATCAAACGCAACGAGCAAATGGGTTGGATCCTCTTCTTCAAGCACTTTTAATAACATTGTTGTAAACCCATATACAGCATTTGTGTAGACGCCTTTATCATTATTTAAAAGCGGCAGAGCAAAAAAAGCCCGATACGCAATACTATTACCATCAATTAAAACCAGCTTGCTCAATGAGAAAGCCCCTCTCTATCTAAATTAATTCGTCATGTTTTCATCCAAATATATTTTATCACAGACACGCATTTATTACTTCCAAAGGATCAACGGTGCTGCACAGGTTTGCCTCCAAATGCTTAGGCAAACGCCATATCCTTGTTTTGTTACCAATTATCCCCACCGGCATTAGAAGAATTTGGCTTATCGCCAAGTCCAAATGGGGGAAGTTGTAGATTTGCTTATAGTTTGATCCTTTAATAATGTTAAGCATTCCTAAAGTACCAAGAAAAAGCAGCCCTTGAATAAGGACTGCTTGCTGCTTTTTAGTCAACATACCCCATTAGGATACGGGCATATGGTGAATCAGATGGAAGAACAATGACAGTTTCATCATCGATTGTCTTTTCGTAGGTTTGCAGCGTCTTATAAAGCTCATAGAATTCTGGATCGCGACTGAATGCATCATTGTATATTTCAGCAGCTTCCCCTTCGCCTTCACCGATTATTTCTTCAGCGTCGGCTTCTGCGCTTGAGATCATTTCAGTTACTTCTTTGTCTGTATTAGCTCGAATACGATTTGCTTCTGCATCCCCTTCTGATAAGTATTCTTGTGCTGTCGATTCCCTTTCTGAAATCATGCGGCGGTAAACAGCTTTTTCATTATCTTCGGGCAGGTCGGTTCTTTTCATTCGAACATCGGTTAAAGCGATGCCGTAATTTCCTTCTTCAAGCAGTTCGTTCACACGGCTGCTTACCATTTCATTAACATCGCCTCTTGCTGAGTCATCTTCATTAATAATTTGTTCAAATTCTAATTGACCTAGCTCTGAGCGGATGACGGAATTAATATAATTGGCCATTATTGATTCGGCATTTTCGATCGTTTTGGCATTCGCAATCATAGCTTGAGGATTTTCTACTCTCCAAACTGCATAGTTATCAACGAGCACTCTTTTTTTATCGAGTGTATTAATTTCAGCGGAAGTGATATCGTAGTTCATTTGATATTTTGGCAGTGAGGCTACTTGTTGAATAAATGGGATCTTTGCACTTATTCCTGGTTGTTCTTCGATCCGGACTACTTCCCCAAATTGAGTGACTACTTTATATTCTCCTTGTTCTACAATGAATACATTCATTAATCCTACAATAAGGAGAAACAATAACACAATGATGATAACCGCTGTGCGAATCCACTTTGTCCAGGAGCCGCCGGACTGTCTTTCACTCATATCAAATACATTATTATCATCTGCCATCCGACTCGCCTCCTTGATCGGTGTTTTCTTCTCCAGATTGGTTATTTTGGCTGTTTTCATCTGCCACAGCTGCTTCTCCGCTATTTTTATCTAATGGGCGGATTGGAAGATAATTTACTGTATCTTGCTGGCTATCAATGATATACATCTCTGTATCAGGCAGAACATCTTCTATCGTTTCTAAAACCAGACGCTGTCTCGTAACTTCTGGATCATTAATGTACTCGTCATATAGAGCATTAAATCGGGCCGTTTCCCCGCGTGCTTGTTCTAAACGTTCCGCTTTTCTGCCTTCTGCTCTTGAAATGACGGCATCTTTTTCCCCTTCAGCTTCATTAATTTCCTGGTTGCGGTACTTTTGGGCTTCATTAATCTTAGTAAGCCGTTCTTCACGAGCGTCTGTGACGGCAGTAAAGGCCTGACGCACGTCTTCTGTCGGAAGTTCTACATCTTGCAGCTTCACATCCATGACAGTGATACCAATTTGGTATCTCTCTACTAATTCCGTTAAAGATTCTAACACGGTTCCTTCAATTTCTGCTCTTTGATCGGTGAGCACATCATCTACCTCGGAGCTTCCGATTACACCGCGCAAAGACGCAGAGGAAGCTTGATATAATATGTTTTCAGGCTCATTCGCATTAAATAAGTATTTTTCCGGCTCTGTAATTCGCCATTGTACAACGAGATCTACGAACAATATGTTTTCATCACCGGTTATCATCTTCGCTTCGTCATTATAATCAGTTACCTCTCCGTCATCGGATGCTTCATACCCAACTCTTAAACTATTAGTAGAAACAGACAGAATCTCTGCTTTTTGAATCGGCCACGGCAGTTTAAATTTAAGGCCTGGCTCAGTAACTGTTTCATCTACCCTTCCAAACGTAATAAGGGCCGCTTGTTCCGATTCATCTACCGTATACCAGCCTGTAAATAGAAATAAAGCTAATATCACAATTCCTATTAGTGAAATAAAGCCCAATATAATTTGTTTTATGTTTAACAAATACTTAACCCCCTTTTTCTTGTCTATCAATCTTTTACGAACGAAGCCCCCAATAGGTTTCGATGGATCAAAAGAAAGAATAAACTTCCTTGTTTATCCATCACCTTGTACTATCGATGCAGCAAGCGCTTTTTTCATTATATTACAAATGAAACGACTTTCCATCCTTTATTCGAAAAACATTGCATCAGAAATAACATAAACCCTCATTTTAAAAAGAACAGAGCTGTCCCACAAGTCAGTTCTTTGCAAACGCAAATGGATATACTCGCTTTCATCCTCAGGGCACAAGTCGACATCTACTTAAACTCTCTTTGGCTCATTCTCGTAGTGTCTTCTTTACACCCGGGGGCGTTGCTTTCCTTGTGAGCAAACCCTTCCCAGCAGGGTCTTTACACTGCCCTTTTTCCCGCAGGACTCTCACATATTCCATTTGCTAGATGATTTAATCTAACCTTTTGAGATAGCCTAGTTCTTTTGCTTTATTGCAGCTCTAATTATTTTCGGCAATAAAATTAAGACGAAAGCCAAGGGGAGGCTTTCGTCTTTCAAAGGGGATGTTTCAGTCTGTCAGCTGATTGAAGGGATGAATCAAAGATCAGCGAAACAGATAATGAAACCGTTCCCTTTAAATAATAATGCCATAACGTTAAGTAGTCATTTAGTTGTTGTTAAGGTTTTGTAAAGGTTGTTTTAATTTGTTCATTCTCTTTTTTGTGGAAACCTAATGATAAAAGTAGCTCCTTTATTTATCTCACTATACACGTTGATTGAAGCATGGTGAGCCTCTACCAGATGCTTTACAATTGCTAACCCAAGACCGGTGCCGCCAGAATTTCTGCTTCTGTCTTTATTTATACGGTAAAACCGCTCGAAAATCCGAGGCAGTTCTTCCTCACTAATACCAATGCCTGTGTCTTTAATGGACACGACGACAGACTCTTTTTCTTTTCTAACATCAACGTGGATACTTCCCTCTTCTGGAGTATAAACGATAGCATTCGTAACAAGGTTAATAATTATTTGTTTAAACCTTGAA
This DNA window, taken from Alteribacillus bidgolensis, encodes the following:
- the mutM gene encoding DNA-formamidopyrimidine glycosylase; the protein is MPELPEVETVRRTLTKLVKGKKVEQVDVTWPKIIKKPDDIEAFDMLLHGQEIQHIGRRGKFLTFQLNDYVLVSHLRMEGKYEMGDGSAPDKHTHVRFFFSDGTELRYKDVRKFGTMHLFPKGEEMSTQPLSQLGPEPFEDPTFTPDYLKETFQATSRDVKTVLLDQRAVAGLGNIYVDEALFKAGIRPDTKAALLSNSKIAALHEKVEETISNAVLKGGSSVRSYVNGNGEMGLFQLELHVYGRQGEGCRVCGSEIIKTVVAGRGTHYCSSCQPAIVALKGK
- the hflK gene encoding FtsH protease activity modulator HflK, which translates into the protein MLNIKQIILGFISLIGIVILALFLFTGWYTVDESEQAALITFGRVDETVTEPGLKFKLPWPIQKAEILSVSTNSLRVGYEASDDGEVTDYNDEAKMITGDENILFVDLVVQWRITEPEKYLFNANEPENILYQASSASLRGVIGSSEVDDVLTDQRAEIEGTVLESLTELVERYQIGITVMDVKLQDVELPTEDVRQAFTAVTDAREERLTKINEAQKYRNQEINEAEGEKDAVISRAEGRKAERLEQARGETARFNALYDEYINDPEVTRQRLVLETIEDVLPDTEMYIIDSQQDTVNYLPIRPLDKNSGEAAVADENSQNNQSGEENTDQGGESDGR
- the ytaF gene encoding sporulation membrane protein YtaF, translated to MTEFISLSLLAFAVSVDSFGAGLAYGLRGLELPVKSLLFIGLCSGLSVLIGGTAASVLSAYVPPAVTETIGGGILILIGVWALIQVIKDNKASPLEKEKPSDEAGKKRGMLSQLVSIIKQPDQADMDHSGSISPREALFLGTALSLDAFGAGIGASLLGLSPFLLAGAVAFMCSLFLAGGMKGGKKLAAFEIVQKLSFVPGVLLICLGLWNLH
- the hflC gene encoding protease modulator HflC, with the translated sequence MADDNNVFDMSERQSGGSWTKWIRTAVIIIVLLFLLIVGLMNVFIVEQGEYKVVTQFGEVVRIEEQPGISAKIPFIQQVASLPKYQMNYDITSAEINTLDKKRVLVDNYAVWRVENPQAMIANAKTIENAESIMANYINSVIRSELGQLEFEQIINEDDSARGDVNEMVSSRVNELLEEGNYGIALTDVRMKRTDLPEDNEKAVYRRMISERESTAQEYLSEGDAEANRIRANTDKEVTEMISSAEADAEEIIGEGEGEAAEIYNDAFSRDPEFYELYKTLQTYEKTIDDETVIVLPSDSPYARILMGYVD
- the coaE gene encoding dephospho-CoA kinase (Dephospho-CoA kinase (CoaE) performs the final step in coenzyme A biosynthesis.); the protein is MIIGLTGGIASGKSLIADQFRKHSIPVIDADEIAREVVEPGEAAYEKVLEQFGTKILEHDGTIARKKLGQAIFGDDSKRQILNQIMHPAIRQRMIEKKKRFQEEGCKNIVFDLPLLIENNLQFMVDKVLLVYVDDTTQKKRLMERDQEGEEDANNRIDSQMPLKEKKQFADAIIDNNDTRESSITQLENILQDWNIT
- the polA gene encoding DNA polymerase I, with amino-acid sequence MSKLVLIDGNSIAYRAFFALPLLNNDKGVYTNAVYGFTTMLLKVLEEEDPTHLLVAFDAGKTTFRHETYDEYKSGRQKTPSELSEQLPLIREMLDAFNISHTELANYEADDIIGTLSKQAEEKAWDVKVYSGDKDLLQLVSDKTKVSLTKKGITNVETYDIQAIDERYGINPKQIVDMKGLMGDSSDNIPGVPGIGEKTALKLLKEHGSVEAVLESIDQISGKKMKERLEENKEQALMSKELAVIFRNAPIHVQIDTLKCQDLDTKKVIDLFKELEFQSLLSKFDDAEEEKQELEDVPFEKVENVTEEILASPSALVVEVPSENYHHADIWGIAVVNKTGRYYIPLDTALSSESFHKWAADDSKEKYMFDTKRGVVALGWKGITLAGVTHDMLIASYLIDPSVSSHNVADIAARKNKHIVHSDDAVYGKGAKRAIPEEITLADHLVRKGEAIFSLKSTLEEELKKNEQYDLFTKLEMPLSLILGKMETSGVLVDKEQLQKMGEELDAKLDELQKEIHELAGTEFNINSPKQLGPILFEKLNLPVIKKTKTGYSTSADVLEKLEDQHEIIPKLLLYRQVAKLKSTYIEGLLKVIHPDTSKIHTIFNQAITQTGRLSSTEPNLQNIPIRLEEGRRIRKAFVPSKKGWSILAADYSQIELRVLAHIAGDKGLLEAFQKNMDVHTKTAMDVFHVKQEDVTANMRRTAKAVNFGIVYGISDYGLSQSLGITRKEAQEFIDRYLSSYPNVKEYMEDIKEEAREKGYVTTLLNRRRYLPEITSRNFNRRSFAERTAMNTPIQGTAADIIKQAMVDVSGTLEKENLHSRLLLQVHDELIFEVPEEEVNKMKELVPKVMEQTMQLDVPLKAEVSYGPTWYDAK